The following are encoded in a window of Geotrypetes seraphini chromosome 5, aGeoSer1.1, whole genome shotgun sequence genomic DNA:
- the LOC117361021 gene encoding gap junction beta-3 protein-like — protein MAMVTGLIPILRTAIEATTDYNGRTMWFGFLAIRLLTLYVSEMPWSKLDLDFQCNGNISEFCRKSCFNQHFDVPVVALWNFTYIVFIISVLLMELFAAQLRHNLIKAQVKQELLGPFIEGEQTNLTGVKGHDLVQKDIMVDFHQQKKLLYLYLLCILLRLMIELGFLYILIYWHLPKVNEAPINCNTLLCPGPFPCLVRASVEKRMSIYMLSTISVGIISTCFVFGFYSICHYLVRGRRHPRNTKK, from the coding sequence ATGGCAATGGTGACAGGTCTGATCCCCATTCTCCGCACTGCAATTGAGGCCACCACTGACTACAACGGGAGGACCATGTGGTTTGGCTTTCTGGCCATTCGCCTGCTCACCCTCTATGTTTCTGAGATGCCTTGGAGCAAGCTGGATTTGGACTTCCAGTGCAACGGCAATATTAGTGAGTTCTGCAGGAAGTCCTGCTTCAACCAGCATTTTGATGTGCCAGTTGTAGCTCTCTGGAACTTCACCTACATTGTCTTCATCATCTCTGTGCTCCTCATGGAGCTCTTCGCCGCTCAGCTGAGACACAACCTCATCAAAGCCCAGGTGAAGCAAGAGCTACTGGGGCCCTTCATTGAGGGGGAACAAACAAACCTGACAGGTGTCAAGGGCCACGACCTTGTGCAAAAGGACATAATGGTTGACTTTCATCAGCAGAAGAAGCTCCTATATCTCTACCTTCTGTGCATCCTTCTACGTCTGATGATTGAGCTTGGGTTCCTTTATATCCTCATCTACTGGCACCTGCCGAAGGTGAATGAAGCTCCCATAAACTGCAATACCTTGCTCTGCCCAGGACCCTTCCCCTGTTTGGTTCGAGCCTCAGTTGAGAAGAGGATGTCAATTTACATGCTGTCTACTATCTCTGTGGGCATCATCAGTACATGCTTTGTCTTTGGGTTCTATAGTATATGCCATTACCTGGTACGAGGGAGACGTCATCCAAGGAACACCAAAAAATAA